The following is a genomic window from Candidatus Schekmanbacteria bacterium.
GATATATCTTTCGCAAAGAAATTTTAGAAGGTATGGTTTTGAAAATGAACAGGATAGTTTTTGGAAACAAGTTTTAAATGTTTGGCAGATATGACTTGACATCTGGAATTTCTAATTTGCGCTTGTATTTTAGGATGTTTTTAAGATTAAGATATCGTTATAAAAAATTAGACAAGCTGGTGTTTCTGTAAGATTGATTTTTTGCTTCTTCATTCGAATGCTTGGCTAAGCAGATTTTTAATTTGGAGAATGAGATTCAAAGACCTTCGGGATGAGCTTCATTTAAGTCTAATATTCCATTGATATCAGCTTTTTCGGATTAAACCATAAAAGCCTCTTGTATTCAAAATAGAAAATAAGTTATAAAAATTATTTCACAAAAGAGTAGTATTTGAAATGCATTCGATTTGCTGCAGTAGTTTTTAAACAATTTAAAGATTTTTTCTGGAAGAAATATTATTACAAGATTGATATGAGCAGATATATTTTAAAAAGAATTATGGCGATGATTCCTCTTTTTTTTGGTATTACACTCATAACTTTTACAGTCATTCATCTTGCACCCGGTGAGCCAACGGATTTGCAGACGCAGTTTAATCCAAAAGTTTCTGCACAAGCAAAACAACAACTTAGAAAACTCTATGGGTTAGATAAACCGCTGTATATTCAATATATCAATTGGCTGAAAAGATTTATCCTCCTTGACTTTGGGCGCTCTTTTTCTCCTGACAGAAGGCCTGTAATAGAAAAGATAAAGGAACGAATAGGCATAACCATAACAATAAATTTTCTTTCCCTTCTTATAATTTTTTTTATAGCTCTTCCTATAGGTGTTTTGTCTGCCGCCTATCAATATTCTCTTTTCGATAAAATTACCACAGTAGTGGTATTTGTAGGATTTGCAGTGCCTACCTTTTGGCTTGCTCTCTTATTGATGATTTTTTTTGGAGTTAATCTTAATTGGCTTCCAATATCCGGCATTAAATCTATAAACCATGAATCATTGAGCTTCCTTGGGAAAATCCTTGATTATGCTTCCCATCTTGTACTTCCTCTTTTTGTATCAGCATTTGGCGGACTTGCGGGTATTTCAAGATATGTGCGTTCAAATATGCTTGAGGTGATTAGGCAGGATTATATTACCACTGCTTGGTCAAAGGGGCTGGATAAGAAAGATGTTATTGGGAAACATGCCTTACGCAATGCACTTTTACCTGTAATTACAATTCTTGGCTTATCCATACCCGGACTTGTGGGGGGAAGCGTTATATTTGAGACAATCTTTGCCATACAAGGGATGGGACAACTTTTCTTTATGAGTGTTATGTCAAGGGATTATCCTGTCATTATGGGCACTCTTTCTATTAGCGCTTTTTTGACGCTTTTTGGAAATCTTATAGCTGATATTAGTTATGCCCTTGTTGACCCTCGCATCAGATATTAGAGGTTGGCTTTTATGCGGAAGGAAGATAAAAGAGATACACTTGTTAAGATTTTTTTTAGGAATTTTAAAAGAAATAAACTGGCAATTGCCGGTTTTGTAATGGTTGCCTTCTTTTTTATCATTGCTTTTTTGGCTCCTTATATTTCTCCCTATCCCCCAAATGAAATTGATGTAAAGCAGATTCTTCAACCTCCTAATAAAGAGCATATCTTTGGCACTGATACACTTGGGCGAGATGTTTTCTCAAGGGTGATTTATGGGTCGCAAATTTCATTGCTTGTGGGTTTTGTTGCTGTTGGGATATCCACTATAATAGGAATTATTCTTGGAAGTATTGCCGGTTATTATGGGAAAACTGTTGATTCTATTATTATGCGGTTCGTTGAT
Proteins encoded in this region:
- a CDS encoding ABC transporter permease, with translation MSRYILKRIMAMIPLFFGITLITFTVIHLAPGEPTDLQTQFNPKVSAQAKQQLRKLYGLDKPLYIQYINWLKRFILLDFGRSFSPDRRPVIEKIKERIGITITINFLSLLIIFFIALPIGVLSAAYQYSLFDKITTVVVFVGFAVPTFWLALLLMIFFGVNLNWLPISGIKSINHESLSFLGKILDYASHLVLPLFVSAFGGLAGISRYVRSNMLEVIRQDYITTAWSKGLDKKDVIGKHALRNALLPVITILGLSIPGLVGGSVIFETIFAIQGMGQLFFMSVMSRDYPVIMGTLSISAFLTLFGNLIADISYALVDPRIRY